In the genome of bacterium, the window TTTTTACTCCAATTCAAAATTTCTAATCCTTTGATATTTCTAAAATGTTCTTCATTATTGGTCACAAGAACAAGATTGTTTGACAGAGCAACACCTGCAATAAGGATATCAATATCATCTATCAGTCTTCCTTTTTTTCGCAAATTAGTGTATAAATCCGATGAAATCATAACTGATTCTTTAGTTAAAGATAGAACAGTATTATGCTTTGTAAACTCAAGAAACGAATCCAGTTGTTTCGATGCGTCTCTGTATTTTAAACCACTAAGAATTTCATAGTAGGTAATGATACTCAGATTTATTTTTTCGTATTGGTTAAGATATTTTTTAAAATTAGAGACAACATTATCTTGGTTCCTAAAGAACAGAGATAAGATGTCTGTATCAACTAATACTGGTTCCACCGCCTCGTCTCCTTGAAAAAGCCTGACTTCTCCGTTGTCTGGTTTCTTCTAAAAAATTATTAAATACATCTTCAGGAATATCATCCCAGCAACCGGCAAATTGCATTATCTGGTTAATATTCACTTTAGATTTTTGCAAGCCTACCCAAAAATAATGAATAACATCGTATATCTCTGACAGTTTATCTTCTGGAATAAGTTTAATTTCTTCCATTACTTTATCACGGATAACTGATTCTCTCATTTAAAATCACTCCTTTGTTGTATAATTTTGGTATAGTCGATCACCATCCCCTTTTTGCAATTTTGTCTAACGATTGATCTCACCTGCTGTGAGGGGGAATTACCACTAAACTTTGTAAGCAAGATAAAACTCTGGGAAATTACAAAACTATCTCAATCACGCCACAGCCCCTCGCAGTCAGGTGCAGCGATT includes:
- a CDS encoding type II toxin-antitoxin system VapC family toxin; this translates as MEPVLVDTDILSLFFRNQDNVVSNFKKYLNQYEKINLSIITYYEILSGLKYRDASKQLDSFLEFTKHNTVLSLTKESVMISSDLYTNLRKKGRLIDDIDILIAGVALSNNLVLVTNNEEHFRNIKGLEILNWSKK